From the genome of Rosettibacter firmus, one region includes:
- a CDS encoding homoserine kinase gives MSSKSIRVFAPASVSNVGPGFDMMGFALYEPGDEIIVKKNNSKELKIIKIDGDNGNLPLEIDKNTTTVAIKSLLEKYDLKVGLDIFINKKMGIGSGLGSSAASAVAGVFAVNELLDLKLSKLDLLVHAMAGEFVASGSIHADNVAPCLFGGFVLIRSYNPLDIIQIDYPKNLYCSIVYPDIVIKTKEARKILSKTVKLKTAIAQAGNASGLIIGLMTKNFELISRSIIDLIAEPKRAKLIPCYNRVRKAALDNGALNCNITGSGPSMFAFSTSAKDAERIADAMLKAVIQSGLNGKKYISKINSKGPIILE, from the coding sequence TATGATGGGCTTTGCTCTTTACGAACCCGGCGACGAAATCATTGTAAAGAAAAATAATTCCAAAGAATTAAAAATTATTAAAATTGATGGCGATAATGGAAATCTTCCACTTGAAATAGATAAAAACACAACTACAGTTGCAATTAAATCTCTTCTTGAAAAATATGATTTAAAAGTTGGTCTCGATATTTTTATAAACAAAAAAATGGGAATAGGAAGTGGACTGGGCTCGAGTGCTGCAAGTGCTGTGGCTGGAGTCTTTGCAGTAAATGAACTCCTTGACTTAAAGCTTTCTAAATTAGATTTACTTGTTCATGCAATGGCTGGAGAATTTGTTGCAAGTGGAAGCATTCATGCAGATAATGTTGCACCATGCTTATTTGGTGGATTTGTATTAATAAGAAGTTATAATCCACTCGATATTATTCAAATTGATTATCCTAAAAATTTATATTGTAGTATAGTTTATCCAGATATTGTAATTAAAACCAAAGAAGCAAGAAAAATATTAAGCAAAACAGTCAAACTTAAAACTGCAATAGCTCAGGCTGGAAATGCATCTGGATTAATAATTGGTTTGATGACAAAAAATTTTGAATTAATCAGTCGCTCGATAATTGACTTAATTGCAGAACCAAAACGGGCAAAGTTAATTCCATGTTATAATCGCGTTAGAAAAGCAGCTCTCGATAATGGTGCATTAAATTGCAATATAACTGGCTCTGGACCATCAATGTTTGCTTTTTCTACATCTGCAAAAGATGCCGAACGAATTGCCGATGCAATGCTCAAAGCTGTAATCCAATCTGGATTAAATGGAAAAAAATACATTTCAAAAATTAATAGTAAAGGACCAATAATATTAGAATGA
- the thrC gene encoding threonine synthase, translating to MKYYSTNNKNLIVNFETAVMQGLAEDGGLFMPVSFPKIDNEFIQSIEKYSFQEIAFRIAKLFIDDEISESNLYDIISNSITFPAPLVQIGKNLYVLELFHGPTLAFKDFGARFMAKTMGHFVAKRNIQLNILVATSGDTGSAVAHGFYDTPGINVFILYPKGKVSFIQEKQLTTLDKNIIALEIDGTFDDCQRLVKTAFVDKDLNKKLNLTSANSINISRLLPQAFYYFEAYKQIVNKNNHSIFSVPSGNLGNLTAGLIAKKIGLPISKFIGAVNSNKVFAEFLHTGIFNPRSSIQTLSNAMDVGNPSNLIRIREIYSDILKDMQNDIYSNSYDDNQTRKGIKEVYENYKYIIDPHGSVGYLALKDYIKFNQQFNGVILETAHPAKFKDVIEEELNIEIEIPERLAVCLNKEKRTVELSSKYEDLREFLMGRD from the coding sequence ATGAAATATTATAGCACAAACAATAAGAATCTTATTGTTAATTTCGAAACTGCAGTAATGCAGGGATTGGCAGAAGACGGTGGTTTATTTATGCCAGTTAGCTTTCCGAAAATTGATAATGAGTTTATTCAATCAATTGAAAAATATTCATTTCAGGAGATTGCTTTCAGAATAGCCAAATTATTTATTGATGATGAAATTTCTGAAAGCAATCTTTATGATATAATTTCAAACTCAATTACTTTTCCTGCACCTCTTGTTCAGATTGGAAAAAATTTATATGTACTTGAATTGTTTCATGGTCCCACACTTGCATTCAAAGATTTTGGTGCTCGATTTATGGCTAAAACAATGGGACATTTTGTTGCTAAAAGAAATATTCAATTAAATATTCTTGTAGCTACTTCTGGCGATACAGGAAGTGCTGTTGCTCATGGTTTTTATGATACACCTGGAATAAATGTTTTTATTCTCTATCCAAAAGGAAAAGTAAGTTTCATTCAAGAAAAACAATTAACAACTTTAGATAAAAATATAATTGCTCTTGAAATTGATGGAACTTTTGATGATTGTCAGAGATTGGTAAAAACAGCATTTGTTGATAAAGATTTAAACAAAAAATTAAATCTCACATCAGCAAACTCAATCAATATATCTCGATTGCTTCCCCAGGCATTTTATTATTTTGAAGCTTATAAACAGATAGTAAACAAAAATAATCATTCAATATTTTCTGTACCATCTGGTAATCTTGGAAATCTTACAGCAGGATTAATAGCAAAAAAAATTGGTTTGCCAATTTCAAAATTTATTGGAGCTGTTAATTCTAACAAAGTTTTTGCCGAATTTCTTCATACAGGAATTTTTAATCCCAGATCTTCAATTCAAACATTATCAAATGCTATGGATGTTGGAAATCCGAGCAATCTTATAAGAATAAGAGAAATTTATTCAGACATACTGAAAGATATGCAAAACGATATTTATTCTAACTCGTACGATGACAATCAAACAAGAAAAGGAATAAAAGAAGTTTATGAAAATTATAAATACATAATCGATCCACATGGTTCTGTGGGATATTTAGCATTAAAAGATTACATAAAATTTAATCAGCAATTTAATGGTGTTATTCTTGAAACAGCTCACCCTGCAAAATTTAAAGATGTCATAGAAGAAGAATTAAATATTGAAATAGAAATTCCAGAAAGATTAGCTGTTTGTTTAAATAAAGAAAAAAGAACTGTAGAACTTAGTTCAAAGTATGAAGATTTGAGGGAGTTTTTAATGGGACGTGATTAA